The Streptomyces laurentii genome contains a region encoding:
- a CDS encoding hypothetical protein (identified by MetaGeneAnnotator; putative;~sequence version:1) → MRRGIAAGVAAALLCAAALTGAFGVLLESALRAHGAADRYERAVAVVAASQRVEAVRRGNSDQTDARPLLERARVPASVADRVRAVPGVTEVVADVSLPVVTADGAVTTGRGWDATALTAVTVRAGRAPRAEHEVAVDSGSGSAVGDTLRLQVGGRAPEPYRVSGLVTGGSAAGHDVWFGQRTAQALNGRPGHADALVVLGTKETSVQALRAAAPGLVVATGADRGDVENPEVAAARLDLIGVCAAIGGVALLVVLLIVTGLLDVSVRDRTRELAVLRAIGATPRQVRRVIVRETLKVAVPASFLGGLLSLGLGTLLHRFMAEQGVLPPGLGLALGPLPVVGALALAVLTALGSAWLAARRVSGIQPAKAVSESAVEPTRLPRWRMVTGLVFLAVGLGSAATAFALGGQVAGAAMGGLVLSLIWAAALLGPWIARAGIAVLGPVVRLLFPVPGRLATDTATAAAVRLASVVTPIALALSFGASQLFVQTTAVNATRTQAAAGLRADHVLVSDGPGVPRDMYQAVRETAGPGAVTAVKRTTVVMQVADQLQSLPTQGLKGTLSNLDPGVKAGSLKGLRGTNTVALSSNVGSTDDVGSTVSLWLGDGTVIRPTVVAVYGRGQGFGDVLLPHDVVAAHVTDAGHDDYLLVKGEADLRPVLDRFPGTHATSAGQYSAALTETARRQGLPGLFAVAAISLFTLIGVVTTLAVATASRRRELALLRLIGATRGQVLAMLRLETCFVLGTGAVVGSLVAAVTLLTFGGAVTGLSALSVSPSVCAAVLGTVFLSGMAAVMLPARRLLRRRRSPRIA, encoded by the coding sequence GTGAGGCGCGGGATCGCCGCCGGGGTGGCGGCGGCACTGCTGTGCGCGGCCGCGTTGACCGGCGCGTTCGGGGTCCTGCTGGAGTCCGCGCTACGGGCGCACGGAGCGGCCGACCGCTATGAGCGCGCCGTGGCCGTCGTCGCCGCGAGCCAGCGCGTGGAGGCCGTCCGGCGCGGAAATTCCGACCAGACCGATGCCAGACCACTGCTGGAACGGGCCCGGGTACCGGCATCGGTGGCGGACCGGGTTCGCGCGGTACCGGGAGTCACCGAGGTGGTCGCGGACGTCTCGTTGCCGGTGGTCACCGCCGACGGTGCCGTGACCACCGGCCGCGGCTGGGACGCGACCGCGCTCACCGCTGTCACCGTGCGCGCCGGCCGGGCTCCGCGGGCGGAACACGAGGTCGCGGTGGACTCCGGCAGCGGCAGCGCCGTCGGCGACACCCTCCGGCTCCAGGTCGGCGGCAGGGCGCCGGAGCCCTACCGGGTCAGCGGTCTGGTGACCGGCGGGTCCGCAGCGGGCCACGATGTCTGGTTCGGCCAGCGCACGGCACAGGCTCTCAACGGCCGCCCCGGGCACGCGGACGCGCTGGTCGTACTCGGCACGAAGGAGACGTCCGTCCAGGCGCTGCGGGCAGCCGCCCCCGGCCTCGTCGTCGCGACCGGCGCGGACCGCGGCGACGTCGAGAACCCGGAGGTGGCGGCGGCACGACTCGACCTGATCGGCGTGTGCGCGGCGATCGGCGGTGTCGCCCTCCTGGTCGTGCTGCTGATCGTGACGGGTCTCCTGGACGTGTCCGTACGGGACCGGACCCGCGAGCTCGCCGTCCTGCGCGCCATCGGTGCCACCCCCCGCCAGGTCCGCCGGGTGATCGTCCGCGAGACGCTCAAGGTCGCGGTTCCGGCATCGTTCCTGGGTGGTCTGCTGTCGCTGGGGCTCGGCACGCTGCTGCACCGCTTCATGGCCGAGCAGGGCGTTCTGCCCCCGGGGCTGGGGCTCGCTCTGGGACCGTTGCCCGTCGTCGGTGCCCTGGCGCTCGCGGTCCTCACCGCGCTCGGTTCCGCCTGGCTCGCGGCACGACGCGTCTCCGGGATCCAGCCGGCCAAGGCCGTGAGCGAGTCCGCCGTCGAACCGACCCGGCTGCCGCGCTGGCGCATGGTCACCGGCCTGGTGTTCCTGGCCGTCGGTCTCGGCTCGGCCGCCACCGCGTTCGCGCTCGGCGGGCAGGTGGCGGGCGCGGCCATGGGCGGACTCGTCCTCTCCCTCATCTGGGCCGCGGCTCTGCTGGGCCCCTGGATCGCCCGAGCGGGCATCGCCGTCCTCGGTCCGGTCGTGCGTCTGCTGTTCCCGGTCCCGGGGCGGCTCGCCACCGACACGGCCACCGCCGCGGCCGTACGACTGGCGTCGGTCGTCACGCCGATCGCGCTCGCGCTCTCCTTCGGCGCCAGCCAGCTGTTCGTGCAGACCACCGCGGTCAACGCCACCCGGACGCAGGCCGCCGCGGGCTTGCGCGCGGACCACGTCCTCGTCTCGGACGGGCCGGGCGTGCCCCGGGACATGTACCAGGCGGTGAGAGAAACCGCCGGCCCCGGCGCCGTGACCGCGGTGAAACGCACCACCGTGGTGATGCAGGTCGCGGACCAGCTCCAGTCCCTGCCCACCCAAGGGCTGAAAGGCACGCTGTCGAACCTGGACCCGGGCGTGAAGGCGGGCTCGCTGAAGGGGCTGCGCGGCACGAACACGGTCGCGCTCAGTTCGAACGTCGGCAGCACGGACGATGTCGGTTCGACCGTGTCCCTCTGGCTCGGCGACGGCACCGTGATCCGCCCCACGGTGGTGGCCGTCTACGGCCGGGGCCAAGGCTTCGGGGACGTCCTGCTGCCTCACGATGTGGTCGCAGCCCACGTCACCGACGCGGGCCACGACGACTACCTCCTGGTGAAGGGGGAAGCCGATCTGCGACCGGTGCTCGACCGCTTCCCGGGGACCCATGCCACGTCCGCCGGACAGTACAGTGCGGCGCTCACCGAGACGGCCCGCCGGCAGGGCCTGCCCGGACTGTTCGCGGTCGCGGCGATCTCCCTGTTCACCCTGATCGGCGTGGTGACCACACTGGCCGTCGCCACCGCGTCGCGCCGTCGTGAACTGGCTCTGCTCCGGCTCATCGGCGCGACCCGCGGCCAGGTTCTGGCCATGCTGCGGCTGGAGACCTGCTTCGTACTCGGCACGGGGGCCGTCGTCGGCTCCCTGGTCGCGGCGGTGACGCTGCTGACCTTCGGCGGCGCGGTGACCGGACTGTCCGCGCTGTCGGTGTCCCCCTCGGTCTGCGCCGCCGTACTCGGCACGGTGTTCCTGTCAGGCATGGCGGCCGTCATGCTGCCCGCACGCCGGCTGCTGCGCCGCCGCAGGTCGCCTCGCATCGCGTAG
- a CDS encoding alpha-mannosidase (Alpha mannosidase, middle domain; smart00872;~Alpha-mannosidase [Carbohydrate transport and metabolism]; COG0383;~Glycosyl hydrolases family 38 C-terminal domain; pfam07748;~N-terminal catalytic domain of endoplasmic reticulum(ER)/cytosolic class II alpha-mannosidases; glycoside hydrolase family 38 (GH38); cd10789;~alpha-mannosidase [Streptomyces cattleya NRRL 8057 = DSM46488];~catalytic site [active];~identified by MetaGeneAnnotator; putative), which produces MHNKRRLIEQRLKRVLKERIRPAVHARTVPLQVGIWDVPGEPVPVADGLAAPYRPVQVGHRWGPPWSTSWFKVTGRIPEEWAGRRVEAVLDLGFDVTGAGFSTEGLVYRPDGTVLKALNPRNSWIPVADPVRGGEEFTSYIEAAANPALCDSHEPTSLGSVPAWITGSGQAGDLLYRLLRADLAVFDTQVWELAQDLDVLGELMHALPEADPRRWQLLHTIDRALDAVDLRDISGSAPAAREVLRPAFASPAAPSAHRVSAVGHAHIDTAWLWPLRETVRKVARTLSNVTQLMDDHQDFCFAMSQAQQLAWLKERRPEVYARVQEKAKAGQFLPVGSLWVEPDTNITGGEAFARQLIHGKRFYLDEFGVETEEMWLPDTFGYNAAMPQLMKLAGVRWFLTQKISWNTTNKFPHHTFRWEGIDGTRIFSHFPPVDTYNAEITGAELAHAVSNFQDKGAASGSLLPFGYGDGGGGPTREMLARAARLGDLEGSPRVVVERPADFFARAEAEYSDAPVWVGELYLEFHRGTLTSQLRTKQGNRRSEHLLREAELWSATAAVRTDFRYPHEELDRLWKTVLLHQFHDILPGSSIAWVHREAERTYTEVLAELRGIVDSAQRALAGEGEAPVVFNASPYARGGVPAFGAAVRTTPADPAVRPVPAGDGFVLDNGVVRIVIDPRGLVVSATDLAARREAVAPGAAANLLQLHQDFPNAYDAWDIDEFYRNTVRDLADADEVRAEPGGVRVVRTFGDSRIDQLLSLREGSRRLDIDTRIDWHEKEKLLKAAFPLDLRADHSTAEIPFGHVKRPTHTNTSWDAAKFEICAHRFLHVGEHDWGAALVNDSTYGHDVTRDVRPDGGTTTTVRLTLLRAPRFPDPDADQGRHRLRYGFVIGADVAAAVREGYHANLPERVLPGSAAVTPLVATDGDGVVIEAVKLADDRSGDIVVRLYEAHGGRARITLSLAFPWETVTETDLLERPVDGAVPVRPDGPVGGGPQLTLRPFEIRTLRITRRSDG; this is translated from the coding sequence ATGCACAACAAGCGACGCCTCATCGAGCAGCGCCTGAAGCGGGTGCTGAAGGAACGGATCCGGCCCGCCGTACACGCCCGGACCGTCCCGCTCCAGGTGGGGATCTGGGACGTCCCCGGCGAGCCGGTGCCGGTCGCCGACGGGCTGGCGGCGCCGTACCGGCCGGTCCAGGTCGGACACCGCTGGGGACCGCCCTGGTCGACGAGCTGGTTCAAGGTCACCGGCCGGATCCCCGAGGAGTGGGCCGGACGACGCGTCGAAGCCGTCCTCGACCTCGGCTTCGACGTCACCGGCGCCGGGTTCTCCACCGAGGGCCTGGTGTACCGGCCCGACGGCACCGTACTGAAGGCGCTCAACCCCCGTAACAGCTGGATCCCGGTCGCCGATCCGGTCCGAGGCGGCGAGGAGTTCACCTCGTACATCGAGGCCGCCGCCAACCCGGCCCTCTGCGACAGCCACGAGCCGACCTCCCTCGGGAGCGTGCCCGCCTGGATCACCGGCAGCGGCCAGGCCGGCGACCTTCTGTACCGACTGCTCCGCGCGGACCTCGCCGTCTTCGACACCCAGGTCTGGGAACTCGCCCAGGACCTGGACGTCCTCGGCGAGCTGATGCACGCGCTCCCCGAAGCCGACCCCCGCCGCTGGCAGCTCCTTCACACGATCGACCGGGCCTTGGACGCCGTCGACCTCCGGGACATCTCCGGCAGTGCGCCCGCCGCCCGCGAGGTGCTGCGCCCCGCCTTCGCGTCCCCGGCCGCTCCCAGCGCCCACCGCGTCTCCGCCGTCGGACACGCCCACATCGACACCGCCTGGCTGTGGCCGCTGCGCGAAACCGTCCGCAAGGTCGCCAGGACGCTCTCCAACGTCACCCAACTCATGGACGACCACCAGGACTTCTGCTTCGCCATGTCCCAGGCCCAGCAACTGGCCTGGCTCAAGGAACGGCGCCCCGAGGTGTACGCCCGCGTCCAGGAGAAGGCGAAGGCCGGTCAGTTCCTGCCGGTCGGAAGTCTCTGGGTGGAGCCCGACACCAACATCACCGGAGGTGAGGCGTTCGCCCGTCAACTGATCCACGGCAAGCGCTTCTACCTCGACGAGTTCGGCGTCGAGACCGAGGAGATGTGGCTGCCCGACACCTTCGGCTACAACGCGGCCATGCCGCAGCTGATGAAGCTGGCCGGTGTGCGCTGGTTCCTCACCCAGAAGATCTCCTGGAACACCACCAACAAGTTCCCCCACCACACCTTCCGCTGGGAAGGCATCGACGGCACCCGGATCTTCAGCCACTTCCCGCCGGTCGACACCTACAACGCCGAGATCACCGGCGCCGAACTCGCCCACGCGGTAAGCAACTTCCAGGACAAGGGAGCGGCCAGCGGCTCACTCCTGCCGTTCGGATACGGCGACGGCGGCGGCGGCCCCACCCGCGAGATGCTGGCACGTGCGGCCCGCCTGGGCGACCTGGAGGGCTCGCCCCGAGTGGTCGTCGAGCGGCCCGCGGACTTCTTCGCGCGCGCCGAGGCCGAGTACTCCGACGCCCCGGTGTGGGTGGGCGAGCTCTACCTGGAGTTCCACCGCGGCACGCTCACCAGCCAGTTGCGCACCAAGCAGGGCAACCGGCGCAGCGAGCACCTGTTGCGCGAGGCCGAGCTCTGGTCGGCCACGGCGGCCGTCCGTACGGACTTCCGCTATCCCCACGAGGAGCTCGACCGGCTCTGGAAGACCGTACTGCTGCACCAGTTCCACGACATCCTGCCCGGCTCCTCCATCGCCTGGGTGCACCGCGAGGCCGAGCGGACCTACACCGAGGTCCTCGCCGAGCTGCGCGGGATCGTCGACTCGGCGCAGCGCGCGCTGGCAGGCGAAGGCGAGGCGCCGGTCGTCTTCAACGCCTCCCCGTACGCCCGTGGTGGCGTACCCGCCTTCGGCGCGGCCGTCCGCACCACGCCCGCGGACCCGGCCGTCCGGCCTGTACCCGCCGGCGACGGCTTCGTGCTCGACAACGGCGTCGTACGGATCGTGATCGACCCCCGTGGCCTGGTCGTCTCGGCCACCGACCTGGCGGCCCGCCGTGAGGCCGTCGCCCCCGGCGCGGCGGCCAACCTGCTCCAGCTGCACCAGGACTTCCCGAACGCGTACGACGCCTGGGACATCGACGAGTTCTACCGCAACACCGTCCGTGACCTGGCCGACGCAGACGAGGTACGCGCCGAGCCCGGCGGAGTCAGGGTCGTCCGGACGTTCGGCGACTCCCGGATCGACCAGCTTCTCTCGCTGCGCGAGGGCTCCCGGCGACTCGACATCGACACCCGGATCGACTGGCACGAGAAGGAGAAGCTCCTCAAGGCCGCCTTCCCGCTCGACCTGCGCGCCGATCACTCCACCGCGGAGATCCCCTTCGGGCACGTGAAGCGCCCCACCCACACCAACACCAGCTGGGACGCGGCCAAGTTCGAGATCTGTGCCCATCGCTTCCTGCACGTCGGAGAGCACGACTGGGGTGCCGCCCTGGTCAACGACTCCACCTATGGCCACGACGTCACTCGCGACGTCCGCCCCGACGGCGGCACGACCACCACCGTCCGCCTCACGCTGCTGCGCGCCCCTCGTTTCCCCGATCCGGACGCCGATCAGGGCCGGCACCGGCTGCGCTACGGCTTCGTGATCGGGGCCGACGTCGCGGCCGCCGTCCGCGAGGGCTACCACGCCAACCTGCCCGAGCGGGTTCTTCCGGGCTCGGCGGCGGTGACACCGCTGGTCGCCACGGACGGCGACGGCGTCGTCATCGAGGCGGTCAAGCTCGCCGACGACCGGTCCGGCGACATCGTGGTCCGCCTGTACGAAGCCCATGGTGGACGTGCCCGGATCACGCTGTCCCTCGCCTTCCCCTGGGAGACCGTCACCGAGACGGACCTCCTGGAGCGCCCCGTGGACGGCGCGGTGCCGGTCCGGCCGGACGGACCGGTCGGCGGAGGACCGCAGCTCACGCTCCGCCCCTTCGAGATCCGCACCCTCCGGATCACCCGCCGATCCGACGGCTGA
- a CDS encoding serine-type D-ala-D-ala carboxypeptidase (Beta-lactamase class C and other penicillin binding proteins [Defense mechanisms]; COG1680;~Beta-lactamase; pfam00144;~Serine-type D-Ala-D-Ala carboxypeptidase [Streptomyces fulvissimus DSM40593];~UniProt-pubmed:17965706; Alkaline D-peptidase; secreted peptidase; UniProt-pubmed:21059706; UniProt-pubmed:21463507; UniProt-pubmed:20567260;~identified by MetaGeneAnnotator; putative) yields MYARVSPKSRPAPARSGRRKAMLAAIVLTGAVITTGALFPPTASAARPDTVQSSLNTLVADDGIPAALASVADREGRTRDYSAGVGDLKTGAKAPKDGQVRAASNTKAFTAVVVLQLVAEKKIDLDAPVDTYLPGLLRGEGIDGRHITIRQLLQHTSGLPEYVDKGAILKDPRRYYEPRELLDSALAQKAHFSPGAKWEYNNTNYLVAGLIIQKVTGRPLGEEVNRRIIDRIGLRHTYFPTPGDMAIDEPHPKGYDREAADSPWRDVTELDPSWGWAAGAVISTNSDLNRFYTALLDGDLLPPAQLAQMRTTVPAEEAGPGNRYGLGLFSRPLPCGGIYWGHGGTIPGYATLGGVTENGRAVNVALTALPSDSATEQHLQAAVESTLCR; encoded by the coding sequence ATGTACGCACGTGTCTCGCCGAAGTCGCGTCCCGCCCCGGCGCGAAGTGGCCGGCGCAAGGCCATGCTGGCCGCGATCGTGCTCACCGGAGCCGTCATCACCACCGGCGCCCTGTTCCCGCCCACGGCCTCCGCGGCCAGGCCGGACACCGTTCAGAGCAGCCTGAACACCCTGGTCGCCGACGACGGGATACCCGCCGCGCTGGCAAGCGTCGCCGACCGCGAAGGCCGGACGCGCGACTACAGCGCGGGGGTCGGCGACCTCAAGACCGGCGCGAAGGCGCCCAAGGACGGACAGGTGCGTGCGGCCAGCAACACCAAGGCGTTCACCGCCGTGGTCGTACTGCAGCTCGTCGCCGAGAAGAAGATCGACCTGGACGCCCCCGTCGACACCTACCTCCCCGGCCTGCTGCGCGGCGAGGGGATCGACGGACGCCACATCACCATCCGCCAACTCCTCCAGCACACCAGCGGCCTGCCCGAATACGTGGACAAGGGCGCGATCCTCAAGGATCCGCGGAGGTACTACGAGCCGCGCGAGCTCCTCGACAGCGCACTGGCGCAGAAGGCCCATTTCTCCCCGGGCGCGAAGTGGGAGTACAACAACACGAACTACCTGGTCGCGGGTCTGATCATCCAGAAGGTCACCGGCCGGCCGCTGGGCGAGGAGGTCAACCGGCGCATCATCGACCGCATCGGACTGCGCCACACCTACTTCCCCACCCCGGGGGACATGGCCATCGACGAGCCTCACCCCAAGGGCTACGACCGCGAAGCGGCCGACTCGCCCTGGCGCGATGTCACCGAGCTCGACCCGTCCTGGGGTTGGGCCGCGGGTGCGGTGATCTCCACCAACAGCGACCTCAACCGCTTCTACACCGCCCTCCTCGACGGCGACCTCCTGCCCCCGGCCCAGCTCGCCCAGATGCGCACCACCGTCCCCGCGGAGGAGGCCGGCCCGGGCAACCGTTACGGACTGGGCCTGTTCAGCAGGCCCTTGCCGTGCGGCGGCATCTACTGGGGCCACGGCGGCACCATTCCGGGATACGCCACCCTGGGAGGTGTCACGGAGAACGGCCGCGCGGTCAACGTCGCGCTGACCGCCCTCCCGTCCGACAGTGCCACCGAACAGCACCTGCAGGCCGCCGTCGAATCGACCCTGTGCCGCTGA
- a CDS encoding serine-type D-ala-D-ala carboxypeptidase (Serine-type D-Ala-D-Ala carboxypeptidase [Streptomyces fulvissimus DSM40593];~UniProt-pubmed:17965706; Alkaline D-peptidase; secreted peptidase; UniProt-pubmed:21059706; UniProt-pubmed:21463507; UniProt-pubmed:20567260;~identified by MetaGeneAnnotator; putative), translating to MRTTVPAEARGPGVRYGLGLTSTPLSCGGVYWGHGGTALGYRTRGGVTEDGRAAGIAVTTAPTGAASQRVEAAVDTALCR from the coding sequence ATGCGCACCACCGTCCCCGCGGAGGCACGCGGCCCCGGCGTCCGCTACGGACTGGGCCTGACCAGCACGCCGCTGTCATGCGGTGGCGTCTACTGGGGTCACGGCGGAACCGCCCTGGGATACCGGACACGAGGAGGCGTCACAGAGGACGGCCGTGCCGCCGGCATCGCGGTGACCACCGCCCCGACGGGTGCGGCCTCCCAGCGGGTGGAGGCCGCCGTCGACACGGCACTGTGCCGCTGA
- a CDS encoding serine-type D-ala-D-ala carboxypeptidase (Beta-lactamase class C and other penicillin binding proteins [Defense mechanisms]; COG1680;~Beta-lactamase; pfam00144;~Serine-type D-Ala-D-Ala carboxypeptidase [Streptomyces fulvissimus DSM40593];~UniProt-pubmed:17965706; secreted peptidase; UniProt-pubmed:21059706; UniProt-pubmed:21463507; UniProt-pubmed:20567260;~identified by MetaGeneAnnotator; putative), with protein MYTRVSPKLRPALSRTGRRKAMLAVIVLTGAVITTGALFPPAASAARPDAVQNSLNALVADDRMPAALASVTDREGRTRTYTAGVGDLKTGAKVPKDGQVRAGSNTKAFTAVVMLQLVAEKKIDLDAPVDTYLPGLLRGEGIDGRHITIRQLLQHTSGLPEYMEAPVFADFPAVRYRYFEPRDLLDGALKQEAHFSPGAKWEYSNTNYLVAGLVIQKVTGRPVGEEINRRIIDRVGLRHTYFPTPGETTLHEPHPRGYEQDEADGPLIDYTTMDMSMAWAAGAVISTNSDLNRFYTALLDGDLLPPPSSPRCAPPSPRRHAAPASATDWA; from the coding sequence ATGTACACACGTGTATCGCCGAAGTTGCGTCCCGCCCTGTCACGAACTGGCCGGCGCAAGGCCATGCTGGCGGTGATCGTGCTCACCGGAGCCGTCATCACCACCGGTGCGCTGTTCCCGCCCGCGGCCTCCGCGGCCAGGCCGGACGCCGTTCAGAACAGCCTGAACGCCCTGGTCGCCGACGACCGGATGCCCGCAGCGCTGGCGAGCGTCACGGACCGCGAGGGGCGGACGCGCACCTACACCGCGGGGGTCGGCGACCTCAAGACCGGCGCGAAGGTACCCAAGGACGGGCAGGTGCGGGCGGGCAGCAACACCAAGGCGTTCACCGCCGTGGTCATGCTGCAGCTCGTCGCCGAGAAGAAGATCGACCTGGACGCCCCCGTCGACACCTACCTCCCCGGCCTGCTGCGCGGCGAGGGAATCGACGGACGCCACATCACCATCCGCCAACTCCTCCAGCACACCAGCGGCCTGCCCGAGTACATGGAAGCTCCCGTCTTCGCGGACTTCCCCGCCGTCCGGTACCGGTACTTCGAGCCACGCGACCTGCTCGACGGCGCCCTGAAGCAGGAAGCGCACTTCTCCCCGGGCGCGAAGTGGGAGTACAGCAACACGAACTACCTGGTCGCCGGCCTGGTCATCCAGAAGGTCACCGGCCGCCCCGTGGGCGAGGAGATCAACCGGCGCATCATCGACCGCGTCGGACTGCGCCACACCTACTTCCCCACCCCCGGAGAGACGACCCTCCACGAGCCCCACCCCCGAGGCTACGAACAGGACGAGGCCGACGGACCTCTGATCGACTACACCACCATGGACATGTCCATGGCCTGGGCCGCGGGTGCGGTGATCTCCACCAACAGCGACCTCAACCGCTTCTACACCGCCCTCCTCGACGGCGACCTCCTGCCCCCGCCCAGCTCGCCCAGATGCGCACCACCGTCCCCGCGGAGGCACGCGGCCCCGGCGTCCGCTACGGACTGGGCCTGA
- a CDS encoding hydrolase (COG0637 Predicted phosphatase/phosphohexomutase;~Haloacid dehalogenase-like hydrolases. The haloaciddehalogenase-like (HAD) superfamily includes L-2-haloacid dehalogenase, epoxide hydrolase, phosphoserine phosphatase, phosphomannomutase, phosphoglycolate phosphatase, P-type ATPase, and many others; cd01427;~haloacid dehalogenase superfamily, subfamily IA, variant 3 with third motif having DD or ED; TIGR01509;~hydrolase [Streptomyces collinus Tu365];~identified by MetaGeneAnnotator; putative;~motif I), whose amino-acid sequence MSSTALRAVLFDMDGTLVDTERLWLRAVEEEALGLGIVPTDADLAFVLGRAIDDSAAHLAARSAGRTDPARIGASLEQRFTELVRRQVVPLPGAVELLTALGTEGIPTALVSASPRPVVEIVLDALGRHWFTTSVAAGETPRTKPFPDPYQAALARLGAGPATCVAVEDSPAGVASAEAAGCAVVAVPSLAAIAPAPRRLVLRGLPDIDLALLRHLVGTGDSPLPRPGARGEA is encoded by the coding sequence TTGAGCAGCACCGCATTGCGCGCCGTCCTCTTCGACATGGACGGCACACTCGTCGACACCGAGCGACTGTGGCTGCGGGCGGTCGAGGAAGAGGCCCTCGGCCTCGGCATCGTCCCCACGGACGCGGACCTCGCCTTCGTCCTCGGCCGGGCGATCGACGACAGCGCCGCCCACCTTGCCGCCCGGTCCGCCGGGCGGACCGACCCGGCCCGGATCGGCGCGTCCCTCGAACAGCGCTTCACGGAGCTCGTACGCCGACAGGTCGTCCCCCTGCCGGGGGCCGTGGAACTCCTGACGGCCCTCGGCACCGAGGGAATCCCGACCGCCCTGGTCTCGGCCTCGCCGCGACCGGTCGTGGAGATCGTCCTCGACGCCCTCGGACGGCACTGGTTCACCACCTCGGTCGCCGCGGGGGAGACCCCGCGCACCAAGCCGTTCCCCGACCCCTACCAGGCAGCCCTGGCCAGGCTGGGTGCCGGCCCGGCGACCTGCGTCGCCGTCGAGGATTCCCCTGCCGGTGTCGCCTCGGCGGAGGCGGCCGGCTGTGCGGTGGTGGCGGTTCCCTCACTGGCCGCCATCGCCCCGGCCCCCCGCCGGCTGGTCCTGCGCGGTCTGCCGGACATCGATCTCGCCCTGCTCCGGCACCTCGTCGGCACCGGAGACTCACCGCTGCCTCGGCCGGGGGCACGTGGGGAAGCGTGA